One segment of Leptospirillum ferrooxidans C2-3 DNA contains the following:
- a CDS encoding prohibitin family protein, translated as MKNFKKAAGAIALTSLLAGCVVSINPGQAGVFWDISHGTDKAHIYREGVQVIAPWNEMYIYSLRTQEARLNLNVLTVNGLPVGMDASVLYKVDAKYLPTLQETVGPDYFHVLIAPYVRSETRKIVGRYTPSQIYSNQREKIERSILKHLREKLKGYPVTVSGFLIRNVKLPRVIRTAIEHKLTEEQNFQRMEYVLDIARKEAQKKRIEAEGISAFQKIVQENLTSQYLTWKGIRATEELAKSPNAKIVIIGGGKNGLPVILNADPGRASNRTIHHTYRGKEQSNGN; from the coding sequence ATGAAAAATTTCAAAAAAGCAGCTGGAGCGATTGCTCTCACCAGTCTTCTGGCGGGCTGTGTCGTTTCAATCAATCCGGGCCAGGCGGGTGTTTTCTGGGATATCAGCCATGGAACGGATAAAGCCCATATTTACAGGGAAGGCGTCCAGGTGATCGCCCCGTGGAACGAGATGTATATTTATTCCCTGAGAACCCAGGAAGCAAGGCTCAACTTGAATGTATTGACGGTGAACGGTCTCCCTGTCGGAATGGATGCATCGGTTCTCTACAAGGTGGATGCGAAATACCTTCCGACGCTTCAGGAGACCGTTGGCCCCGATTACTTTCATGTGCTGATCGCACCCTATGTTCGTTCCGAGACCCGGAAGATTGTTGGTCGCTACACCCCCTCGCAGATCTATTCGAATCAGAGAGAGAAGATCGAACGATCGATCCTGAAGCATCTTCGTGAGAAACTGAAAGGGTATCCGGTCACAGTCAGCGGATTTTTGATCAGAAATGTCAAACTGCCCCGTGTGATCCGGACGGCGATCGAGCATAAACTGACCGAGGAGCAGAACTTCCAGCGGATGGAATATGTTCTGGATATCGCAAGGAAGGAGGCCCAGAAAAAGCGCATCGAGGCGGAAGGAATTTCGGCCTTCCAGAAAATTGTTCAGGAAAACCTGACCTCGCAATACCTGACCTGGAAGGGAATTCGGGCGACTGAAGAGCTGGCCAAGAGCCCCAATGCGAAGATTGTTATCATCGGCGGTGGAAAAAATGGCCTTCCTGTGATATTGAATGCAGATCCGGGAAGGGCTTCAAACAGAACCATTCATCACACATATAGGGGAAAGGAACAATCAAATGGCAACTGA
- a CDS encoding peroxiredoxin — MATDPLKEGDLAPSFSAGVLGYESPTVSLSDLKGRTVVLYFYPKDDTPGCTREACDFRDAFEPLKRAGVVVLGVSRDSLESHGKFVKKYDLNFPLLSDPDGAICTAYGVLKEKNMYGRKSIGIERTTVVIGADGTIRKIYPKVKVDGHVAQIMSFLGL, encoded by the coding sequence ATGGCAACTGATCCATTGAAGGAAGGGGATTTGGCCCCTTCCTTTTCAGCTGGTGTTTTGGGGTATGAGTCGCCAACTGTGAGTCTTTCTGATCTGAAGGGCCGAACGGTTGTCCTTTATTTCTATCCCAAGGATGATACGCCTGGTTGCACTCGGGAAGCTTGTGATTTTCGGGATGCTTTCGAGCCGTTAAAGCGGGCCGGAGTCGTGGTGTTGGGTGTTTCGAGGGATTCGCTGGAAAGCCATGGAAAGTTTGTCAAGAAATATGATCTGAATTTTCCCCTTCTTTCAGATCCTGACGGTGCGATCTGTACGGCCTATGGAGTTTTGAAAGAGAAGAACATGTATGGACGGAAATCGATTGGTATTGAACGAACAACCGTAGTGATTGGTGCCGACGGAACGATCAGAAAGATCTATCCAAAGGTGAAGGTGGATGGCCATGTCGCTCAGATCATGAGTTTTTTGGGACTTTAA
- a CDS encoding MFS transporter codes for MDEKLSNEENAIVMGFGKTSLYADFAYEMAHMLLPLWILHLGGTAVTVSVMESVAEVARMGGAISTSRLGETVEKQGLLVRIGYGLTAIVTPLMGMVSAPGALILLKSVSWFGKGLRGPARDALVSETIPREWLSRAYSRIQTLDQTGGILGPLVATILTGTVSVQKLFYMTSIPAALCFFWAVSASRLAQKQTSSLKQDSREKTSPKHFSTNLLYRGKKGWIPTLLGGTLLKISIFPATLLMFRFNEQSGLPILMGVGFILSSVVHVASGLFLSFKPITPEKRLDLLPGPVILSLAITLLLSPSGGTTAYMIGMSLWGAGELWTTIAVKTRIASQLGPDQKSKGFSQLEIFTTTGMLLFQPAAAWAWEHGHSLDVLGVTLVLIATGTLLMLRTKAIPQDSPLRG; via the coding sequence ATGGATGAGAAACTCTCCAACGAAGAGAATGCCATTGTCATGGGTTTTGGCAAAACAAGCCTTTATGCCGATTTTGCCTACGAGATGGCACATATGCTCTTGCCACTCTGGATACTTCATTTGGGCGGCACGGCTGTTACCGTTTCGGTGATGGAATCCGTGGCGGAGGTCGCAAGAATGGGGGGAGCCATCAGCACCTCCCGCTTGGGAGAGACAGTAGAAAAACAGGGGTTACTGGTCAGGATAGGCTATGGATTAACCGCCATCGTCACCCCTCTCATGGGAATGGTCTCGGCACCTGGTGCCCTGATTCTTTTAAAATCCGTGTCCTGGTTCGGGAAAGGGCTTCGCGGGCCGGCAAGAGACGCGCTGGTCTCGGAAACCATCCCAAGAGAGTGGCTGTCAAGAGCCTATTCCCGTATTCAGACACTTGACCAGACAGGGGGAATCCTTGGCCCGTTGGTTGCAACAATCCTCACCGGAACAGTCAGCGTGCAAAAACTGTTCTATATGACATCCATCCCGGCGGCATTGTGTTTTTTCTGGGCCGTATCTGCTTCCCGCTTGGCCCAAAAACAGACATCCTCCCTGAAGCAGGATAGCAGGGAGAAGACCTCCCCAAAACATTTTTCCACAAATCTTCTGTACAGAGGCAAGAAAGGATGGATCCCGACCCTCTTGGGGGGAACCCTTTTAAAAATATCGATATTTCCAGCCACACTCCTGATGTTCCGCTTTAATGAACAAAGTGGCCTGCCCATCCTGATGGGAGTCGGATTCATTCTTTCAAGCGTTGTCCATGTCGCATCCGGACTCTTTTTATCCTTCAAGCCCATCACTCCTGAAAAACGCCTTGACCTTTTGCCTGGACCGGTCATCCTGTCACTCGCAATCACGCTCCTTCTGAGTCCATCCGGAGGAACAACAGCCTATATGATCGGAATGTCCCTATGGGGCGCAGGAGAACTCTGGACAACGATAGCGGTCAAGACCCGGATTGCCTCGCAACTGGGACCGGATCAGAAAAGCAAGGGATTTTCCCAACTTGAAATTTTCACCACAACAGGGATGCTTCTGTTTCAGCCGGCCGCAGCATGGGCATGGGAACATGGACATAGTCTCGATGTTCTCGGAGTAACGCTCGTCCTCATAGCAACAGGAACCCTTCTGATGCTCAGAACAAAAGCCATCCCGCAGGATTCTCCGCTCAGAGGGTAA
- a CDS encoding sodium/calcium exchanger membrane region, protein MPAILLTAGGFLLILGGSILFSHSAEALTQKLFRNHSLGRRILGNMSLSIPELILPLFSFLGGSGEGRKDAGIGAILGAPLLLIAILWPMTLFFTRKSPIPSSEKRQLSREAPILAAGLSLALLAGSFPSHTLHMSIGIFLLMLYPAILFGIKGEELPDDSSNTEEHPAFIRTALMFLSGVALLLIGPVLLLKGILGFGGSGGGETIFILSIILSSLSTESPEALSLFMLLKKRDIPAAYAILWGSIHFQLTVSLATGLILSPWIIQERHIAAGAVLILALLLSTLWARSTVERTN, encoded by the coding sequence ATGCCAGCGATACTCTTAACCGCCGGAGGATTCCTGCTGATCCTCGGCGGCAGTATCCTTTTTTCCCATTCGGCAGAAGCACTGACCCAAAAGCTTTTCAGGAACCATTCCCTGGGCCGCCGCATACTGGGGAATATGTCCCTTTCCATTCCCGAGTTGATCCTGCCTCTCTTCTCTTTTCTAGGCGGATCAGGAGAGGGAAGAAAAGATGCCGGGATTGGAGCCATTCTGGGCGCCCCGCTTCTTCTTATCGCCATACTTTGGCCCATGACCCTGTTTTTCACCCGAAAATCGCCTATTCCCTCTTCAGAGAAGAGGCAGTTATCCAGGGAAGCTCCCATTCTGGCAGCAGGACTCTCTCTGGCTCTTCTGGCAGGATCCTTTCCATCCCACACCCTTCATATGAGCATTGGCATCTTCCTCCTGATGCTCTACCCGGCCATTCTTTTCGGAATCAAAGGAGAGGAGCTCCCTGACGACAGTAGCAACACTGAAGAGCATCCGGCATTTATCAGGACAGCTCTTATGTTTCTGTCGGGTGTCGCACTCCTTCTCATCGGCCCGGTCCTCCTGTTGAAGGGAATCCTGGGGTTCGGGGGATCCGGAGGAGGTGAAACCATTTTCATCCTGTCCATCATCCTGTCTTCCCTGTCGACAGAATCTCCTGAAGCATTGTCTCTCTTCATGCTTCTGAAAAAAAGGGACATTCCGGCAGCCTACGCAATCCTCTGGGGGTCGATCCACTTTCAGCTGACGGTCTCCCTTGCGACCGGACTGATCCTCTCTCCCTGGATCATTCAGGAAAGGCACATTGCTGCAGGGGCCGTTCTGATTCTGGCACTGCTGCTCTCAACCCTCTGGGCACGATCAACCGTGGAAAGGACAAACTGA
- a CDS encoding cupin domain-containing protein: MEQLVNEDISHLAVVSPGNAKWIEESGARVCMLESRADGNESFLIALGRGGSWRFSSSGDLEIFLMSGTLLSGKTLFSKGSYLLIPQGATPFVLNAVDDEVLFFVKKRIPEGLVRKPGLIETEKANWVPGLVSGLSVMPLFSSGGENTALVRWDPGTVFQPHRHFGGEEVLVVSGVFEDEHGRYPEGSWYRSPHLSRHNPFSVAGCTIFVKTGHMSQ, from the coding sequence TTGGAACAGTTGGTCAATGAGGATATCTCCCATCTAGCGGTCGTTTCGCCAGGAAATGCTAAATGGATTGAAGAGTCCGGAGCGAGAGTCTGCATGCTTGAGTCGAGGGCGGATGGGAATGAAAGTTTTTTGATCGCCCTGGGACGAGGAGGATCATGGCGATTTTCCTCGTCTGGAGACCTTGAAATCTTTTTGATGTCAGGGACTCTCCTTTCCGGGAAGACGCTTTTTTCGAAGGGTTCCTATCTTTTGATTCCTCAAGGGGCGACTCCTTTTGTCTTGAACGCGGTGGATGATGAAGTTCTTTTTTTTGTCAAAAAGAGAATCCCTGAAGGGCTTGTGCGAAAGCCGGGATTGATTGAGACAGAGAAAGCCAACTGGGTACCAGGGTTGGTTTCCGGGCTGAGTGTCATGCCCCTTTTCTCTTCTGGAGGGGAAAATACCGCGCTCGTTCGATGGGACCCGGGAACGGTTTTCCAACCCCACAGGCATTTTGGTGGTGAGGAGGTCCTTGTTGTATCAGGTGTTTTCGAAGATGAGCACGGACGCTATCCCGAGGGGAGCTGGTACAGGAGCCCCCATTTGAGTCGTCACAATCCTTTTTCCGTAGCGGGATGTACCATTTTTGTCAAAACGGGACACATGAGCCAATAG
- a CDS encoding EAL domain-containing protein, with translation MQDIDRDIPQMKEPVEEARIFSSFYRALSEATRILHQPSDHISPQEILSELTKSLSDILFPSFFCIGQIPSGATDVEILSAAGPFLEWMNGVILSSDPQKPGGKGPAGEAIRTSLPQAWLLSDPRTPDEMKKRGQEFHVAGNLAVTSSRRDGETILLLAYFNDESMISPATAELFLRIADEVSGLLDRKKDRLIAIGLEQARETQRIVLKEFLSAKTEEEIYRILSSVVSRGTKALAVEVLLPGEDCFIRYSIEGPLAEAIQTLPPPPFSVPQGSSRIPTPTRIWDLKKPLLFKNLPNDPDLPGYFQIEPFRDIEVVAGFPLNGRSPEDPLLGVFLILGQKRNGLDDPMVFESIADTADIAARSIVRLRTEKKLDSVTRLYKSLTAIHALVLRKPGERELFSETVNTLIDHSGFIASGFYFPDENNQYLDLEVYKIIDPSGLTGRHPTRFSLDPNSPDIRTVTVRAYITGTPVIENDLINAYKKVGLLPRGETYDSLAFRSVGIFPVFRNNRCIGVFAVVSAEKDFFSSDISKLLKEVADIISLTLDAIETEQKQIQAEQRLMRKTALYNALQKLSSLAASNTNEENLLKGSCSIFMGQPNITSVIVWSVDREANGIRPRFFEANNPELIGKICSMLFLSADKAQPQFRYPILEVTLQNGLTGVANNLPKMAEEIGEPHSLDAVLRMDVHSAITVPIRREGKITYILNVNIGIPDYFDEDLVSLAHEAGEILTGALDSIDTEMKRIEAEQRLTTLIENIPEAIIFKDGEGRWKSVNQAGLRMFGLEGNHLWNDRTNKELAILQPDLASVFNDCEISDNAAWKNLGASNTVETLDDKKGNVIILEVTKIPLFSPDGSRKGLVISAQNITQRKKNEIRIEHMATHDPLTDLPNRRVFLDRIEQTLIRYQETKESFAVGILDLDGFNEVNNRLGHPMGDELLIHVGKRIESLLRKDDTLVRLGGDEFGLILTGLKTEKSDQEIFGKIIEALLKPFTLGDQSSEPVRISGSLGLAVTPPEHDGVTALIAHADLALYSVKHQGKNGWAIFEQVMEETLIEEHRIRSEFSRAIENRELCLYYQPQVNMEKGIILGVESLLRWKHPKKGLLLPESFIKVIEKSDLIIPLGRWVLKTAIRQQDEWRQQGINLRISINIGARHFLSGDFIGTLADVIGSADSSIRPEIGIEVTETEALRDLAHAEEQIRLCRKLGVSVGLDDFGTGQASLTSLQQLDVREVKIDVGFVQKMMESPKDLAIVSTLSTAAHMMLINVIAEGVETEEEGKTLIALGCPVAQGFGIAPPMAHEEIPEWISKWRPFDSWTQLSQRKDSSPMEGALVLVIDHSLAAFQKGVLTTLDSMEAPREEWINSHACLPGQWIDNAGKSQFRNLPLFEEFKRIHEELHHQARTAFMARDRNDVQTLGNLKIGLKKNTNTLRELLKNLRSG, from the coding sequence GTGCAGGATATCGACCGGGATATCCCCCAGATGAAAGAACCGGTCGAAGAAGCAAGGATTTTCTCCTCTTTCTACCGGGCCCTTTCTGAAGCCACCAGAATCCTCCATCAGCCCTCAGACCATATTTCACCTCAAGAGATCCTGTCAGAGCTCACAAAGTCACTTTCAGATATCCTGTTTCCATCCTTCTTTTGTATCGGGCAAATTCCGTCGGGAGCCACGGACGTCGAAATTCTCTCCGCGGCTGGGCCTTTCCTGGAATGGATGAACGGCGTCATCCTCTCTTCCGATCCCCAAAAGCCGGGAGGGAAAGGCCCTGCCGGGGAAGCTATCCGCACATCCCTTCCCCAGGCATGGCTTCTTTCCGATCCTCGCACTCCAGATGAAATGAAAAAAAGAGGACAAGAGTTCCATGTCGCCGGAAATCTTGCCGTGACATCATCCAGAAGAGATGGTGAGACAATCCTCCTCCTCGCCTACTTTAATGATGAGTCGATGATCTCCCCGGCAACAGCCGAACTTTTCCTGAGGATCGCCGATGAAGTCTCCGGACTTTTAGACAGAAAAAAGGACAGACTCATCGCAATCGGGCTCGAGCAGGCCAGGGAAACCCAGCGCATTGTCCTGAAAGAGTTCCTGTCGGCCAAGACAGAAGAAGAGATCTACCGGATCCTTTCATCCGTTGTGAGCCGGGGAACCAAAGCCCTTGCCGTTGAAGTCCTCCTACCCGGAGAAGACTGTTTTATCCGATACTCCATCGAAGGGCCCCTTGCAGAAGCCATCCAAACACTTCCCCCTCCTCCCTTTTCGGTCCCTCAAGGAAGCTCCAGAATCCCTACACCGACAAGAATCTGGGACCTGAAAAAACCGCTTCTCTTCAAAAATCTCCCGAACGATCCCGATCTTCCGGGCTATTTTCAGATTGAGCCATTCAGGGATATTGAAGTGGTGGCAGGCTTCCCGTTGAACGGACGCTCGCCGGAAGATCCCCTGCTGGGAGTCTTCCTGATTCTCGGTCAAAAAAGGAATGGACTTGATGATCCAATGGTCTTTGAAAGCATCGCCGACACTGCCGACATTGCAGCGAGATCCATCGTCCGCTTGAGGACAGAAAAAAAGCTCGACTCAGTCACCCGCCTCTACAAGTCTCTTACAGCCATACATGCCCTCGTGCTCAGAAAACCAGGTGAAAGGGAACTTTTTTCGGAAACAGTCAACACATTGATTGATCATAGCGGATTTATCGCTTCAGGTTTCTATTTCCCGGATGAAAACAATCAATATCTTGACCTCGAGGTCTACAAAATCATCGACCCGTCCGGGCTGACCGGGAGACATCCAACCCGTTTTTCCCTTGACCCGAACTCTCCCGATATCAGGACCGTGACCGTAAGGGCTTATATCACGGGAACCCCCGTGATTGAGAACGACCTCATCAACGCCTATAAGAAGGTCGGACTCTTACCCCGTGGGGAAACCTATGACAGTCTTGCATTCCGCTCTGTCGGGATCTTTCCCGTCTTCCGGAACAATCGGTGCATCGGTGTTTTTGCAGTCGTTTCCGCTGAAAAAGACTTTTTTTCTTCCGATATATCAAAGCTTCTGAAAGAGGTGGCCGACATTATCTCTCTCACTCTTGACGCCATCGAAACGGAACAGAAACAGATTCAAGCAGAACAGCGTCTGATGAGAAAGACAGCTCTTTATAACGCGCTTCAGAAACTCAGCTCCCTTGCCGCATCCAACACCAACGAAGAGAATCTGCTCAAGGGAAGCTGTTCCATTTTCATGGGCCAGCCGAATATCACCTCCGTTATTGTATGGTCGGTTGACCGGGAAGCCAATGGGATCCGCCCTCGTTTCTTCGAAGCCAATAATCCTGAACTCATTGGAAAAATTTGCTCGATGCTTTTTCTGTCGGCCGATAAAGCCCAGCCCCAGTTTCGTTATCCGATCCTTGAGGTCACGCTTCAAAACGGACTGACCGGAGTAGCCAATAATCTTCCCAAAATGGCGGAAGAAATCGGCGAACCCCATAGCCTTGACGCCGTCCTCCGGATGGATGTCCACTCCGCCATCACCGTGCCTATCCGCCGGGAAGGAAAAATCACATACATACTCAATGTGAACATAGGGATTCCCGACTACTTTGACGAAGATCTGGTATCCCTTGCTCATGAGGCCGGAGAAATCCTGACAGGTGCCCTCGACTCCATCGACACCGAGATGAAAAGGATTGAAGCGGAACAGCGACTGACCACCCTGATCGAAAACATCCCCGAAGCCATCATTTTTAAAGATGGAGAAGGGCGATGGAAGTCCGTCAATCAAGCCGGTCTTCGCATGTTTGGACTTGAAGGGAATCATCTGTGGAACGACAGGACGAACAAGGAACTTGCCATTCTCCAGCCCGATCTTGCCTCAGTCTTTAACGATTGCGAAATCTCGGATAACGCGGCATGGAAAAACCTTGGCGCCTCGAATACGGTCGAAACCCTCGATGACAAAAAAGGAAATGTCATCATTCTGGAAGTGACCAAAATCCCTCTTTTCTCTCCTGACGGAAGCCGGAAGGGGCTGGTCATATCGGCTCAGAACATCACCCAACGAAAAAAAAATGAAATCCGTATCGAACACATGGCAACACATGATCCTCTCACAGATTTGCCCAACCGGAGAGTCTTCCTCGACAGGATCGAACAGACCCTGATCCGATACCAGGAAACAAAAGAGTCATTTGCGGTCGGGATTCTGGATCTTGACGGATTCAACGAGGTGAACAATCGACTGGGACACCCCATGGGAGATGAACTTCTGATCCATGTGGGAAAAAGGATTGAGTCCCTTCTTCGCAAAGATGATACGCTGGTCCGCCTCGGAGGGGATGAGTTCGGACTCATCCTGACCGGATTAAAAACTGAAAAGAGTGATCAGGAGATTTTTGGAAAAATTATAGAAGCTCTTCTCAAACCGTTCACACTGGGGGATCAATCCTCTGAACCGGTCAGGATTTCAGGAAGTTTGGGGCTGGCGGTCACACCCCCTGAGCACGATGGCGTCACCGCCTTGATCGCCCATGCGGATCTGGCACTCTATAGCGTCAAGCATCAGGGGAAAAACGGCTGGGCAATCTTCGAGCAAGTCATGGAAGAAACCCTGATCGAAGAGCATCGCATAAGGTCCGAGTTTTCAAGAGCCATCGAGAATAGAGAGCTTTGTCTCTACTACCAGCCTCAAGTCAACATGGAAAAGGGGATCATCCTCGGCGTTGAATCCCTCCTTCGATGGAAACATCCAAAGAAAGGTCTTCTTCTTCCGGAATCCTTTATCAAAGTGATCGAAAAAAGTGACCTCATCATTCCGCTTGGCCGATGGGTCCTCAAAACGGCCATCAGGCAGCAGGATGAGTGGAGACAGCAGGGGATCAACCTTCGCATCAGCATCAATATTGGAGCCAGGCACTTTTTATCCGGTGACTTCATCGGAACACTGGCCGATGTCATCGGATCTGCCGACAGCTCCATTCGGCCAGAGATCGGGATAGAAGTGACAGAAACAGAGGCACTTCGTGATCTGGCACACGCCGAAGAACAAATCAGACTCTGCCGAAAGCTTGGAGTTTCCGTCGGCCTCGACGACTTTGGGACAGGACAGGCTTCCCTGACATCCCTCCAGCAGCTTGATGTCAGGGAGGTCAAGATCGATGTCGGATTTGTCCAGAAGATGATGGAAAGTCCGAAGGATCTGGCCATTGTTTCAACCCTTTCCACTGCGGCTCACATGATGCTGATCAATGTGATTGCAGAAGGAGTTGAAACAGAAGAGGAAGGAAAAACCCTTATAGCCCTGGGTTGTCCGGTGGCCCAGGGATTTGGCATCGCTCCCCCGATGGCTCATGAAGAGATTCCCGAATGGATTTCGAAGTGGCGCCCGTTCGACTCCTGGACTCAGTTATCACAAAGAAAAGACTCCTCCCCCATGGAAGGAGCGCTTGTGCTGGTCATCGACCACTCATTGGCGGCCTTTCAAAAAGGAGTCCTGACCACCCTGGACTCAATGGAAGCCCCAAGGGAAGAATGGATCAACTCCCATGCCTGCTTACCGGGTCAATGGATCGATAACGCCGGGAAAAGCCAGTTTAGAAACTTGCCGTTATTTGAGGAATTCAAAAGGATCCATGAGGAGCTTCATCATCAGGCGCGAACAGCGTTTATGGCCCGAGACAGAAACGATGTCCAAACACTCGGGAACCTCAAGATCGGATTGAAAAAAAACACTAACACCCTACGGGAGCTTCTGAAAAATCTTCGATCCGGATAA
- a CDS encoding DUF799 domain-containing protein, with protein MSVLILPFKNLTSTPEAGKTISALFISSITLHHVMYLSSASNGTMKDIQKMTESGTLPNSILQPLAKEHIDAVLFGNVTEYEYRSGLSTEPVVGFTWKMISTKTGRTVWTGAVSQIDTCFWFCHDTLSEFGKELVDAAVDKRLSDDYQYQSRQDYFNRSD; from the coding sequence ATGTCTGTTTTGATTCTCCCATTTAAGAACCTGACATCAACTCCTGAAGCGGGCAAGACAATCTCCGCCCTTTTTATTTCTTCCATAACCCTTCACCATGTCATGTATCTGTCTTCCGCAAGTAACGGAACAATGAAAGATATTCAAAAGATGACAGAAAGTGGCACTTTACCCAATAGCATTCTTCAACCTCTGGCAAAAGAACATATTGATGCCGTCCTATTTGGAAATGTAACGGAGTATGAGTATAGATCAGGTCTCTCCACAGAGCCTGTTGTCGGATTCACATGGAAGATGATCTCGACAAAAACGGGAAGAACCGTTTGGACAGGTGCAGTGAGTCAAATAGACACTTGCTTCTGGTTTTGTCACGATACTCTATCCGAATTTGGGAAAGAACTGGTCGATGCAGCAGTCGATAAGCGCTTGTCTGATGATTACCAATATCAATCCAGACAAGATTATTTCAATCGTTCCGATTAA
- a CDS encoding tetratricopeptide repeat protein, translated as MNDIYLLAYIEKKVHFLRKGLLTLQKGLKIDPENVDLSILKAEILIEQGHTQQARDILKHFQKSQPNNKTIQKDLLRTYFPDGYQSTIPPMDQHLFSLGLVQTPFTPDDFLVSSLPSWSLDFSALGVNYSGGALFLGDTKLESPMAMGLRFIAGRTEYLGFSSQGNGVNSWTYAGIDAPINNHADIQVDAGDTSIGRTGLYGHLFYNPGDLTLDIQGVDNMIWGDFGQAIQMNGSESGISLYANLKISQRLSLGGNYWYYNYTLNNGTLPYGNLHNSFLYMDFQLTEDPATDIIVGYDDWTVMASSPAVAALVPEIMRQQYLLLALNGEKQYANGLVFNGQLGGYNDFYSHVTSFEATAGIRYPISMHWSFYGNAVYFDESTLYSGPSEELMLGINFLF; from the coding sequence TTGAATGACATCTATCTTCTTGCTTATATCGAAAAAAAAGTCCATTTTCTGCGAAAGGGCCTTTTGACTTTACAGAAAGGATTAAAAATCGACCCTGAAAATGTCGACTTGTCCATTTTAAAAGCAGAAATCCTGATCGAACAAGGCCACACTCAACAAGCCAGAGACATCTTAAAACATTTTCAGAAATCTCAGCCAAATAATAAAACTATTCAGAAGGACCTTCTTAGAACATATTTTCCGGACGGCTACCAATCAACCATACCCCCAATGGATCAACACCTGTTCTCATTAGGATTGGTTCAGACACCATTCACCCCCGATGACTTTCTTGTTTCAAGCCTGCCAAGCTGGAGTTTAGACTTTTCAGCACTGGGCGTGAATTACTCTGGAGGGGCTCTTTTTCTTGGCGATACGAAATTGGAGTCACCCATGGCAATGGGGCTTCGTTTCATTGCAGGAAGAACTGAGTATCTGGGATTTTCCAGCCAGGGGAACGGTGTCAATAGCTGGACATATGCAGGCATTGATGCTCCCATCAATAACCATGCAGATATCCAGGTGGATGCTGGCGATACATCTATTGGAAGAACCGGATTATACGGTCATCTATTCTACAACCCGGGGGACCTTACACTAGACATACAAGGCGTTGATAACATGATCTGGGGAGACTTCGGACAAGCGATCCAGATGAATGGCAGTGAAAGCGGTATTAGTCTTTATGCCAATCTTAAAATAAGCCAACGGCTCTCTCTGGGAGGCAACTACTGGTATTACAATTACACCCTCAACAACGGCACACTGCCCTACGGGAACCTTCATAACTCTTTTTTGTATATGGACTTCCAGCTTACAGAGGACCCTGCTACAGACATTATCGTTGGATACGATGACTGGACCGTGATGGCAAGCTCACCCGCTGTGGCGGCGCTTGTTCCCGAAATCATGCGCCAGCAATACTTGCTCCTGGCCCTCAATGGGGAAAAGCAGTATGCAAATGGGCTGGTTTTCAATGGACAGTTGGGCGGGTACAACGATTTCTATAGCCATGTTACATCGTTCGAAGCCACAGCAGGAATCCGGTATCCCATTTCAATGCACTGGTCCTTTTATGGGAATGCCGTTTACTTCGATGAATCCACTCTCTACTCCGGACCTTCAGAAGAACTGATGCTGGGGATAAACTTCCTGTTTTGA